The Prochlorococcus sp. MIT 0801 genomic sequence GTCAGTACTCTGAAGGTAAAGCTCAGAGTTCAACATTTAGAGGTTTCGATCCAGTTCAAGAAGAAGAAACTTACTCATTTATTACAGCAAACCGTTTCTGGAGTCAGATTTTCGGAATTGCTTTCTCAAATAAGCGTTTCCTTCACTTCTTGATGCTCTTCGTACCAGTAACAGGTATGTGGGCTGCATCAATTGGAATCGTTGGATTAGCTCTAAACCTTCGTGCTTACGACTTTGTTAGCCAAGAAATCAGAGCTGCTGAAGATCCTGAATTCGAAACTTTCTACACAAAAAATATCCTTCTTAATGAAGGTATGCGTGCATGGATGTCTTCTGTAGACCAACCACACGAAAACTTTGTATTCCCTGAGGAGGTACTCCCACGTGGAAACGCCCTTTAATAGTTTACTCAACGCTCCTAATCAAAGTCTTGAAGAGACTGGTTACGCCTGGTATGTAGGAAATGCAAGGCTAATCAATCTTTCAGGAAGACTTTTAGGCGCTCACATTGCTCACGCAGGACTAATTGTGTTCTGGGCAGGCGCGATGATGCTTTTCGAAGTAAGTCACTTCACCATGGATAAACCCATGTGGGAACAAGGCTTAATTTGTATGCCTCACGTAGCCATGTTTGGATACGGCATTGGTCCAGGTGGAGAAGTCACAGATGTATGGCCTTTCTTCATTGCTGGTGTTATTCACCTAGTTGCATCTGGAATCCTTGGCTTTGGTGGTGTTTTTCACTCCCTCGCAGGTCCAGAGAAACTTGAAGAAGATTTCCCATTCTTCTCAACTGACTGGAGAGATAAAAACCAAATGACCAACATTCTTGGTTTTCATTTGGTTGTTCTAGGCGTTGGTGCTCTTCTATGGTCCATTAACTGGATGTACATAGGTGGTGCATACGACACTTGGGCTCCTGGTGGAGGAGAAGTTAGGTTGATCAACCCAACACTCGATCCAAGAATTATTTTTGGATATTTACTATCAACCCCTTGGGGTGGTGGTGGTTGGATGGTTGGTGTTAACTCAATGGAAGATATTGTCGGAGGACATGTTTACCTGGGAGTGATTGAAATAATTGGTGGTCTTTTCCATATCTTCACTCAGCCTTATGGATGGGCAAGGAGAGCCTTTATCTGGAACGGTGAAGGACTTCTAAGTTATGCGTTAGGTGGAATCTGTGTCGCAAGTTTTGTTGCCTCATGTTTCATCTGGTTTAACAACACTGCCTATCCATCTGAGTTCTACGGTCCAACAAACGCTGAAGCTTCTCAGGCCCAAAGTTTTACATTCCTAGTTCGCGACCAACGAATTGGAGCAAATGTAGGTTCAACAATGGGTCCGACTGGTTTAGGTAAATACCTAATGCGTTCTCCTACTGGTGAAATCATCTTTGGTGGAGAGACTATGCGTTTTTGGGATTTCCGAGGACCTTGGCTTGAGCCTCTTAGAGGACCAAATGGTCTCAGCCTTGAGAAGATTCAAAATGATATTCAGCCTTGGCAGGTTCGCCGTGCTGCTGAATACATGACACATGCTCCAAACGCTTCTATCAACTCAGTTGGTGGAATCATTACTGAGCCTAATGCTGTTAACTTTGTTAACTTGCGTCAATGGCTAGCAGGTGCTCAATTCTTCCTTGGTTGGTTTACTTTTGTAGGTCATCTTTGGCATGCTGGTCGTGCTAGAGCCGCTGCAGCTGGATTTGAAAAAGGTATCAGTCGTTCACAAGAGCCTGCTCTTTCAATGCCTGATCTAGATTAGATCTCTTAATAAATAAAAAAAGCCCTCTAATAAGAGGGCTTTTTTTATTGTTAAAAATATTTGACCTTAAAATTATTTATCTATCTAAAAGCAAGCGAGATAAACCAAATTTTTCTAAATTATTTTTTAACCAAGGTAAGCTAAGACCAATAACGTTGCTAAAACATCCATCTATTTTTTTAATAAAAAGTCCTCCATTTCCCTCAATGGCAAAGCCTCCTGCACAATTGTATGGTTCTGAAGTTGAGGCATATTTATTAATCTCAAAATTGGATAAATTCATAAATTCAATTTTTGTGCTCACAACTCCCTCGCAACTATTATTTTGTGAAATACTTTCCATATCAGATTTAGAATTATCCAACGAAATCAAATAGTGACCAGTATGTAAGAAACCAGATTGACCAGACATTCTTTGCCATCTAGATATCAATTGCTCTTTATTAATTGGCTTTTCGAAAATTTCCCCCTTAAACTCAAACAAAGAATCACAACCTAATAAAGCTTGATAAGTATTTAAGACATGATTTTCTTCTATCAACTTTTTTAATGCACTGTCAGCTTTACCCTTGGCTAATAATTTGACCTTCAAAATTGGATCTGGTTCCTGAAGCTGTGTCTCATCAAAATCACTTACAATAACTTTGTGCCTCAAAGCTATTTGATCAAGTAATTTTTGACGTGCTTTGGATGCAGAGGCAAGCACAAACATAGAAAACTAAATTTTTTAATACTTACGATCATTATTGATCTTCTATTTAAAAAATAAATCCTTTTAATTAAATGTTGCTGATTGACCAAAAAATCTTTAGAAGAGCAAAAAAAGGGATTAGGAATTGTCCCTTTAACTTACTTCTTTTTCAAAGTCTTCAAAAAGAGAGTCTTAGTGCTCAAGATGTTTTTGAAAATAAATCAAAATATTTGAGACAGGAATTTATGTTTATCAATAGTTCTTTATTCATCGAGAATGAATTTCTTAAATTAATTAAAATTGGTGTATTAAGAAGGGAAGTTGATGGCCAAGGGCTTACTTCAAAAGTTCGTATTACACCAACAGGAAGAAAAGTACTAGAAAGCCATGCAGATTTATTTACTAAAAGATTATCGCTTATAAAAAAATTAATTAAATGCCTAAAGTATCAATTATCACCGAGATGAACATAGATCTCAAAAGGACTCCACTCATGGTTTTAGGAACCTCAAGTGGCGCAGGTAAAACGCTCATAGCTACTGCTATTTGTCGATGCTTAAAAAGGAAAGGGGAACAGCCAATACCTTTTAAGGGCCAAAACATGAGCAATAACGCTTGGGTTGATACGAAGGGAAGAGAAATGGCATATTCTCAAGCCCTTCAATCCTGGTCTGCAGGCTTAGAGCCAAGTGCTGAAATGAATCCTGTGCTTCTAAAGCCAAAAGGGGATTGTACAAGTGAAGTAATTCATCTAGGCAAAAGTGTCGGCACTAGCAGAGCGATCAATTATTACGAAGACTGGTTCGATTCAGGATGGGAGGCTATTAAAAAAGGCCTAGCAATATTATTAAAGAGTAAAACCGACGGAAGACTGATTATTGAAGGGGCTGGAAGTCCCGTAGAAGTGAATTTGCAACATAAAGATCTTACAAATTTGAAATTAGCAAAATTTCTAAATGCAAATTGTATTTTAGTAGCAGATATTGAAAGAGGAGGCGTTTTTGCTCAGATCATTGGAACAATTGCATTGATGAAACCTGATGAAAAAAAATTAATTAAAGGAATAATTATTAATAGATTCAGAGGTGACAAAGCCTTATTCGAATCAGGCGTCACATGGATAGAAAAAGAAACAGGAATCCCAGTTTTAGGAATATTACCGTGGCTAAAAGAGATTTTTCCACCTGAAGATTCCCTTGACTTACTTGAAAGGAAACAAATAAATCAAAGTGCAGAAATAGAAATAGCAATAATAAAATTACCTAGGATTAGCAATTTTTCTGATTTAGATCCTTTCTTTAGCGATTCAAGTATTCAAATGCGATGGATAGAACCTGGACAAGACCTAGGTAATCCAGATGTATTAATAATTCCTGGAAGCAAACAAACAATTAAAGATTTAGAAAGTCTAAATAAAACTGGTTTGAGCAATCAAATAAAAAATTATGCCAAAAAAGGGGGAAATATTTTTGGCATATGTGGAGGGTTACAAATGCTAGGAAAAACATTGGAAGACCCACACAAGCAGGAAAGTATTAATGAAATAAGTGCATCTTCAAATATGGGGATGAACCTTTTGCCAATCAAAACAACTTTTGGAGAAAGCAAGCACACCTCTCAAAGAGAAGAAAAAGTTTCATGGCCAGGTTCTCAGAATATAAAGGGGTTTGAAATGCATTACGGGGAAAGTAAGTTGATCAATAATAAAGATTCCGAAATTATTTCACTATTTAAAAACAGTTCTTTAGGGTGGGTAATTGAAAAAAAAGATAAAAGTTTTATTGGAGGAACTTATTTACATGGCATTTTTGAAAATGATGAATGGCGTAGGCAATGGATCAATAAAATAAGACAGAAAAAGGGATTAAATCATTTAAGAATTGATGAAGAGAATAATAATGATAAAAGAGAAAAATTATTAGATTTATTAACTGATGCCTTCGAAAAAAATATAAATATAGATATTTTAATCAAATGATTTAAACAATGAATACTGTAAAAATTAACTGGCCTAATAAGAAATCAAGCAATTGTTCTCCTGGAGATGATTGGTTAAAAGCTGCCTATGAAGCTGATATCGAGATTCCTACTGGATGCCTAGGAGGAAGCTGCGGTGCTTGCGAAATAGAAGTCAACGGAGAAGTTGTACGTGCATGTATTGCTAATGTTCCAAACAAAAAAGAACTAAATGTTGAATTTTTTAGTGATCCTTATTGGTAAAAAAAAAATCCAACTTTTTGATAATCAATATTATTTCTATGCTCTTCTAATAGCTCTAATAGAATCTTTATAATCTTCTATTTTATACTTTAATTCACTAATAAGCTTTATTCATTTATCACCTCGTCTCTTCTTATTTCACTAATAACTTTTTTATAATCTGGGATTAAGATTAAAAAAAATATATAAGGAAAGTACAAAAATATTCTTTCCTAATAGTTTCAAGACAGTAACTCTTTTAATTTCTGTTCTAATTCTTTAGTATATAATTTAGAATTAAAAAGATTTGATGATTCTCTTTGATTCCTTAGTTTATCTTTTAAAAGTTTAATTTTATCTGGATTCATTGCAAGATTTAGCGCTAATTGTTCATATTCATCTTCACTATGAGTAATAAGTTCTGGTAAGCCAATAGATGTAAGCAAGCTAGCAGATACTCTTGCAGCAAAGCTCTCGCCAATTTTAGTTAAGACTGGCAGCCCTGACCAAAGGGCATCGGATGTTGTTGTGTGTCCGTTATAGTTAAATGTATCTAAGCCAATATCTCCAAGTGAATGCCTGGCAAGATGCTTTTCTAAAGGCAACCTATCAGCGAATACTAAACTTTGAGGATCTACATTCCTTTTTTTTGCCTCTAAATATAAATTTTCAACAGACCATTTATTAGATTTGTAGAGCCAAAGAACACTTCCCTTTACTTTTTTAAGAAGCCTCATCCAAATATCGAATTCTTTGAATGTAATTTTTTTTGTTGCATTAAAACAAGTAAATACTATTCCTTTTTCAGGAAGTTGAAAATCTGTACGTTTAAATTTATCTTTAGAAATTACTTTCTTATTATCATTGCATTGGTAACAATGTGGCATTCTTATTATCTTTTCTGAATAGAATTTTTCATATTTTTTGGGAATTATAATATTGTCAGCTATAATATAGTCAATAGAACTTGATCCTAGTGTACCTGGATAACCAAGATAATTAATTTGAATAGGAGCAATACGATAAGAAAAAATAGACATCCTATTATTATTTGTATATCCCATGAGATCTACAGCTATATCAATTTGATCATCTCGAACTAATTTAACTACATCTAAATCACTTATCCCATATAAATATTTTAATGAAAATACAAATTTTTTTAAACTTTTTGTGAATTTATTTTCTTCAGCATTAAATGAATATATATATATATCGAAACTAGAATTATCATGTAATTCAAAAATCCTATATATCAAATGCATCACAGGATGATCTTTAAAGTCTGCAGAAAAATAACCGATACGAATTTTTTTATGTTTTTTATTTTTAATAAGTTTTTCTTGTCGAGCAAATCTTTTTTTATAAAGATTTTGGGATCTTTGTAATTGCTTAGAA encodes the following:
- the psbC gene encoding photosystem II reaction center protein CP43; protein product: METPFNSLLNAPNQSLEETGYAWYVGNARLINLSGRLLGAHIAHAGLIVFWAGAMMLFEVSHFTMDKPMWEQGLICMPHVAMFGYGIGPGGEVTDVWPFFIAGVIHLVASGILGFGGVFHSLAGPEKLEEDFPFFSTDWRDKNQMTNILGFHLVVLGVGALLWSINWMYIGGAYDTWAPGGGEVRLINPTLDPRIIFGYLLSTPWGGGGWMVGVNSMEDIVGGHVYLGVIEIIGGLFHIFTQPYGWARRAFIWNGEGLLSYALGGICVASFVASCFIWFNNTAYPSEFYGPTNAEASQAQSFTFLVRDQRIGANVGSTMGPTGLGKYLMRSPTGEIIFGGETMRFWDFRGPWLEPLRGPNGLSLEKIQNDIQPWQVRRAAEYMTHAPNASINSVGGIITEPNAVNFVNLRQWLAGAQFFLGWFTFVGHLWHAGRARAAAAGFEKGISRSQEPALSMPDLD
- a CDS encoding nucleoside triphosphate pyrophosphatase, with protein sequence MFVLASASKARQKLLDQIALRHKVIVSDFDETQLQEPDPILKVKLLAKGKADSALKKLIEENHVLNTYQALLGCDSLFEFKGEIFEKPINKEQLISRWQRMSGQSGFLHTGHYLISLDNSKSDMESISQNNSCEGVVSTKIEFMNLSNFEINKYASTSEPYNCAGGFAIEGNGGLFIKKIDGCFSNVIGLSLPWLKNNLEKFGLSRLLLDR
- a CDS encoding Npun_F0494 family protein, which translates into the protein MLLIDQKIFRRAKKGIRNCPFNLLLFQSLQKESLSAQDVFENKSKYLRQEFMFINSSLFIENEFLKLIKIGVLRREVDGQGLTSKVRITPTGRKVLESHADLFTKRLSLIKKLIKCLKYQLSPR
- a CDS encoding cobyric acid synthase; the encoded protein is MNIDLKRTPLMVLGTSSGAGKTLIATAICRCLKRKGEQPIPFKGQNMSNNAWVDTKGREMAYSQALQSWSAGLEPSAEMNPVLLKPKGDCTSEVIHLGKSVGTSRAINYYEDWFDSGWEAIKKGLAILLKSKTDGRLIIEGAGSPVEVNLQHKDLTNLKLAKFLNANCILVADIERGGVFAQIIGTIALMKPDEKKLIKGIIINRFRGDKALFESGVTWIEKETGIPVLGILPWLKEIFPPEDSLDLLERKQINQSAEIEIAIIKLPRISNFSDLDPFFSDSSIQMRWIEPGQDLGNPDVLIIPGSKQTIKDLESLNKTGLSNQIKNYAKKGGNIFGICGGLQMLGKTLEDPHKQESINEISASSNMGMNLLPIKTTFGESKHTSQREEKVSWPGSQNIKGFEMHYGESKLINNKDSEIISLFKNSSLGWVIEKKDKSFIGGTYLHGIFENDEWRRQWINKIRQKKGLNHLRIDEENNNDKREKLLDLLTDAFEKNINIDILIK
- a CDS encoding 2Fe-2S iron-sulfur cluster binding domain-containing protein translates to MNTVKINWPNKKSSNCSPGDDWLKAAYEADIEIPTGCLGGSCGACEIEVNGEVVRACIANVPNKKELNVEFFSDPYW
- a CDS encoding tetratricopeptide repeat protein, with amino-acid sequence MVQRNKKIILKANLSCKDLFFVPFSLDKIAENSVFYTNSSIKFNKEEIITQANSSMIKGNYLEASKYYQLFLDQGYSDPSVFANYGIIFQTSGQLNKAIELYLKSINLYPQSPHAYSHIGTIYKDLGKLKESESVLKKAIELDPFFTDAYFNLANTLRASGDYPEAIFNYKKALELNPDFAKAKSVLIECKAQICDWSDLNNQNYWLKDLGIKGGSIEPMSTMYAEDNASKQLQRSQNLYKKRFARQEKLIKNKKHKKIRIGYFSADFKDHPVMHLIYRIFELHDNSSFDIYIYSFNAEENKFTKSLKKFVFSLKYLYGISDLDVVKLVRDDQIDIAVDLMGYTNNNRMSIFSYRIAPIQINYLGYPGTLGSSSIDYIIADNIIIPKKYEKFYSEKIIRMPHCYQCNDNKKVISKDKFKRTDFQLPEKGIVFTCFNATKKITFKEFDIWMRLLKKVKGSVLWLYKSNKWSVENLYLEAKKRNVDPQSLVFADRLPLEKHLARHSLGDIGLDTFNYNGHTTTSDALWSGLPVLTKIGESFAARVSASLLTSIGLPELITHSEDEYEQLALNLAMNPDKIKLLKDKLRNQRESSNLFNSKLYTKELEQKLKELLS